In the Enterobacter cloacae subsp. cloacae ATCC 13047 genome, CCGCCCTGTTCGTCGCAGTAGGCGCTGACCACTTTCTTAAGGCGCTCGCGCTCGCTTTCACTTTCAATACGCTGGGAAACCCCCACGTGCGACGCGCCCGGCATAAAGACCAGGTAACGGGAAGGTAACGTGATGTCGGTTGTCAGACGGGCGCCTTTGGTGCCAAGGGGGTCTTTCACCACCTGCACCATCAGATCCTGCCCCTGACGCACCAGCTCTGAAATGTCGCGTACGGCAAACTGCTTTTGCTCTTCGCCTGCGACACACTCGGTATGCGGCATGATGTCGGAGGCATGTAAAAATGCCGCCTTATCCAGTCCAATATCTACAAAAGCCGCCTGCATACCCGGCAGTACGCGGCTGACACGACCTTTGTAGATATTGCCTACTATTCCGCGTCGCGCTTCACGCTCAATATGAATTTCCTGAAGAATGCCACCATCAATGTAGGCCACACGGGTTTCCGATGGCGTTACGTTTACCAACAATTCAGCCGTCATAATTATCCCTTCCCTCACGCAGTGAGTTAAAATTGCTCAGCAACTCATACGTTTCCACCAGCGGTAAGCCGACTACGGCGTGATAGCTGCCATTTATCTTCCTGACAAAACAGCCACCCAGCCCTTGAATACCGTATGCACCTGCTTTATCCATCGGTTCACCGCTGGCAATATACGCGGCGATCTCGTCGTTGGTCAGTACTCTGAAGGTCACGTCCGTCACCACCAGACAATCCAGCACGTGCTTGCTGTCCGCCAGCGCCACCGCGGTCATCACCTGATGCGTTTGCCCGGACATTTTGTGCAGCATATGTGCTG is a window encoding:
- a CDS encoding Maf family protein translates to MTSIYLASGSPRRQELLTQLGIAFERIVTGIEEKRAEGESAQQYVSRLAREKAQAGVACVPRDLPVLGADTIVIINGEVLEKPRDAEHAAHMLHKMSGQTHQVMTAVALADSKHVLDCLVVTDVTFRVLTNDEIAAYIASGEPMDKAGAYGIQGLGGCFVRKINGSYHAVVGLPLVETYELLSNFNSLREGRDNYDG